The genomic window GGGAATTCTGCGGGAACGGGTTCGGGCGCGTGACCGGCGGCAGCCCGAGCCGGGCGGCCTCGCGGTCGAGATCGCGCCACATGTTGCGGCCCTTGACCGGGTAGAGGGTGAAGGGCGAGTTGGTCCACCCCTGCGCCGCGAAGATCGGCCCGAGCAGGAAAGGGCGCCAGCGCAACGACACGCCGGCCGCCTCCGCCAGCGCCTCGATCCGCATCGCGGAGAGGTAGGAATAGGTCGAGGCGAAGTCGTACCAGAATTCCAGGGTCGGCCGCCGCGGCATTCGTCGGTTCTCCGGTCGTCGCGCCCGTCCTGCCGGTGACCCTACCGCCTTCGATGGCGCGCGCCGGAGCAGGACGGCTCGGAGACGGGGCAACGGGCATGCCACCCCGCCGGTTGCGCGCCGCGCGCCTCCGCTGTTAATCCGCCTCGACCCTGTTGCCCGAGCCCGCCATCATGTCCGACGCCTCCCCGAACAAATCCGTCAAGAAGGTCGTGCTGGCCTATTCCGGCGGCCTCGACACCTCGATCATCCTGAAGTGGCTCCAGACCACCTACGGCTGCGAGGTGGTGACGTTCACCGCCGATCTCGGCCAGGGAGAGGAACTGGAACCGGCCCGCAGGAAGGCGGAGCTGCTCGGCATCAAGCCGGAGAACATCTTCATCGAGGATCTGCGCGAGGAATTCGTGCGCGACTACGTGTTCCCGATGTTCCGCGCCAACGCCGTCTACGAGGGCGTCTATCTGCTCGGCACCTCGATCGCCCGGCCGCTCATCGCCAGGAAGCAGATCGAGATCGCGGAAGCGGTCGGGGCGGACGCCGTCTGTCACGGCGCCACCGGCAAGGGCAACGATCAGGTCCGGTTCGAACTCGGCTACTACGCGCTCAAGCCCGACGTGACGGTGATCGCCCCCTGGCGCGAATGGGACCTGCGCTCGCGCGAGCAACTGATCGCGTTCGCCGAACGGAACCAGATCCCGATCGCCAAGGACAAGCGCGGCGAGAGCCCGTTCTCGGTCGACGCCAACCTCCTGCACGCCTCCTCCGAGGGCAAGGTGCTGGAGGATCCGGCTACGGAAGTGCCGGATTACGTCTACTCGCGCACGCTCTCCCCCGAGGAGGCGCCGGACCGGCCGACCGTGATCGCCATCGGCTTCGAGCGGGGGGACGCCGTCTCGATCGACGGCGAACGCCTCTCGCCCGCGACCCTGCTGGCGAAGCTGAACGAACTGGGACGGGCCAACGGCATCGGCCGGCTCGATCTGGTCGAGAACCGCTTCGTCGGCATGAAGAGCCGCGGCATGTACGAGACGCCCGGCGGCACCATCCTGCTGCCGGCCCACCGCGCCATCGAATCGATCACGCTCGACCGCGGCGCGGCGCATCTCAAGGATCAGTTGATGCCGCAATACGCGGAGCTGATCTACAACGGCTTCTGGTTCTCGCCGGAGCGGGAGATGCTCCAGGCGCTGATCGACAGGAGCCAGGAGAAGGTGACCGGCACCGTGCGGCTCAAGCTCTACAAGGGCGGCGTCCACGTCATCGGCCGGGAGAGCCCGCACTCGCTCTACGACCAGGATCTCGTCACCTTCGAGGAGGGCGCCGTCGCCTACGACCACCGCGACGCGGCGGGCTTCATCAAGCTCAACGCGCTCCGGCTGCGGACGCTGGCGCAGCGGAAGAAGCGCGAGGGGTGAGACGGCTTCCGGTTGCTGACTTCGGCCTCTCCTGCGTCATCGCGAGGCGAAGCCGTGGCGATCCAGGGCGCGCCCTGTCCGGACCTGTCGCGCCCTGGATCGCTTCGCGGCCGCTCGCGAGGACGGAGGGGGGCCAAACCCGAAGCGATCGATCGGAAACGGTATGAGACGGCTTCCGACGGTTCAGGCCCTGGGGTCCGGTTTCGCCGGATCGCAGGCGCCCGGTGATCGGACGCCGATGGCGACTCGTCCGTGAGCCTCGCGCCGCTGGATGGCTTCGGCTCCGCCTCGCGATGACGCGGAGGGCGTTCCACACCGTCCTTGCGAGCCGTCAGGCGAAGCCATCCAGGACCGCGACGCAAGACGGACGAGGCGTTCCAGGGGGGCGACACCATTCACCGGCCGTATCGGCCGAAGCCGCGCAATGATTTCATCCGACCGCGATCGATGGGCCGCCGCTTCATCGACGCGGCGGAAGCGGATCATGCCGCTTCCCAGCCGCCCGCGCCCTGCCGGAACGGTCCCGGCCCGAGGTCGCCGTAGCGCAGAAAGATCTGCATGACCGGCTGCATCTCGCGGTGCAGGCGCTCCAGGCGGCTCTCCTGCGCATCCGACATCACGGCACGGCCGTCGGCGTCCTTCGCAGGCGGCTCGCCGAGATGGACCGCCATCTCCACCGTGTACCACGTCATGTCGCCGTAGGGCCGCTTCGGATCGACGCTCGGCACGTCGTACTCGTCGTCCCATTCGAGGCTCAGATGCGGCAGCAGCCGCAGATGCGCGTCGGTCACTTCGAAGGTGATGTGCTCGGGCGTCTCGCCGGTGGCCGCGTCGCGGAACACGTCGAAGACGTCGGCCGAATCGAGCTTGGCCAGCGGGTTGTGGTACTGGTAGCGGCCGGGCTTGAGCACCGCGTTCCGCAGGAACGCGGCGAGGGCGTCGCCCATCGCCCGGTGTTCCTCGTCCGCGCCCTCGTCGTCGCCGGTGACGTTGAAGATGTCGCCGTCGCGGTCGGTGCTGCCGTAGGGCGCGTCGGGGTGGATCATCGGCGCGCCGGACTCGGCGCCGTTCCAGGCCACCACCATCCGCCGGATCAGCGCGATGCGCTCCAGCGTCAGGTCGAAGGTGTCCGTCTCGCTCATGTCGCCGGTCTGCCTCTCGCGCCGCCCGGAAGCCGGATGTCCCGGGTTCCACGCTCAGTGGCGCGGCGCGCGGCTTCGCGCAAGCGGTGCGAGAGCTCAGGCCAGGGCAATCGCTTCAAGCGATTGCCCTGGGTTTTTTGCAAGCCTCAGACGCCGGCGCCCGCGTCCGCGGGCTCAGGCTTTCGCTCCGCTTGATGCTTTTCAGGACATCCGTCCTGAAAAGCCCGCTCCGCGCGGCGCTCTTCGCGCCGCGAAGCCGCTCATGCGGCTTCGAGCGATGGCCCTGGAACTCAGGCCGCCGGCTTCACCGCCTCGCGGGCGACGAGGGCGGCGACCGCCTCGGGCAGGGCGTCGAAGTGGTCGATGACCCAATCGGGCCCGAGGTCGCGCATCGGCACCGGGGTGTAGCCGAAGGTGACGCCGACGACCGGGATGCCGGCGGCCCTGGCCGCGGCGACGTCGGCCTTCGAATCACCCACCATCACCGCGCGGGCGGGATCGCCCCCGGCGCGCTCGACGGTCGCGGTGATGTGGCGCGGGTCGGGCTTCGAGAAGGCGAAGGTCTCCTTGCCGACGATCGTTGCGAAGCGGCCGGCGATGCCGAGGGCCTCCAGCAGCGCCACGGCGTGGGACTCGACCTTGTTGGTGCAGACCGCGAGGCGAAAACCCTCCGCCTCGAGCCGGTCGAGGGCGCCGACCACCCCGGGGAAGAGATGGGAATTGTCGGTGAGGTGGGCGCCGTAATGGGCGAGGAAATCCTGGAACAGCGTCTCCAGCCGCTCCGGCGTCAGGGGGGCGCCGGCGACCGCGAAGCCGCGCTGGATCAGGGCGCGGGCGCCGGCACCCAAGAGGTCGCGGGCCTGTTCCGGGGGCAGCGGCGCGTGACCCTCGCGGGCGAGGATGACGTTGAGGGTGCCGATCAGGTCGCCCGCGGTCTCGGCGAGGGTGCCGTCGAGATCGAACACGACGAGGGGGGGGCTGTGGGCGGTCATCGGCGTCCCGGCTGGTTCCATCGTCAAGCTGGCTAGCGGTCGTGTCCCGCACGATCAACCCTGGCGGTTGACGCGCGGTTAGCGCAGGCCGCCGGTGTTGCTTCCCGGCCCAAGCTCCGCCACGGAGCGGGTGCTTGATCGCCGCCTCGCCGATTCGACGCCGCCCCGCCCCCTCCGTTCCGCAAGAAGACGAAATCCGCAGCCATGCGCCTCACCCCGAGCCCGTCCCTCGCGCGCCTGTCCACCCTTGCGGCCGTCGCCGCGCTCGCCGGCCTGCCGCAGGCCGCCCGCGCCGCCGGCCCCTACGAGTTCGTGGCGGCGCCCGCGGTCGACCTGAACCGGATCTACCGGATCGACCGCTCCACCGGCGAAGTCACCTCGTGCCAGTACGGCCTGCGCGACGACAGCGTCGGCGTCACCCTGTGCTTCGCGGCCGGGGAGGGGGCCGGGCCGCAGGCGCCGGGCGAGTACGGTCTGATCGCCTCGCGCCATGCCCGCGAATCCGGGATCTACCGGGTCAATTACCGCACCGGTGAGACCAGCGCCTGCTACGTCCAGATCCGCCAGGAACTGGTGGTCTGCACCGAGCAGGCCGGCCCGCCTCCGGCCGGCACCGCGAGCGGGGCGGGCGCGGCCGCGACCGGCCCGGCCCCCGGCCGTGCCGGCCCGAGCGCCACGCCGCCGCAGGGGACGCGGCCCTGAGCCGAAGAGCGGCAAGTCCGGTGTCCGGCCGTGCCGATCCGCCCGTCCGCGCCTCCGTCGTCATTCCGGGGCGCTGATTAAGCGAACCCGGAACCCATGATACGACTCCGGTCGATGCGTTCGGCCTGTGTGTCCTTGCGAGGCGAAGCCGTGGCCATCCAGGGCGCGCCCTTTCCGGACCTGTCGCGCCCTGGATCGCTTCGCGGCCGCTCGCGATGACGGAGGGGGGCCAAACCCGAAGCGATCGATCGGAAACGGTATGATCGGGCGAGGCCGGACTACCATCGGCATCGCGGCTGGATTCCGGAGCCGTGAACCCGCGTTCGGAACCCTAACCACCACGCGTCCGGCTTTTGCCGCGGCCGGCAGGCGTGCTAGGGCCTGCCCTCCCCGATACCGCCAGATCCGACGGTCCGATGCAGCCGATGAACCCGCTTCCCGAGGTCGTTTCGTGAGCGCGCCGGATCTGAAACGGGCGGCGGCGGCGCGCGCCGTCACCCTGGTCGAGGACGGGATGCGCCTCGGCATCGGCACGGGCAGCACCGCGGCGGCCCTCATCGTGCTGCTGGGCGAGCGGGTGCGCGCCGGGCTCGACGTCGTCGGGGTGCCGACCTCGGAGGCGACCCGCATCGCCTGCGAGCGCGAGGGCATCCGCCTCGCGACCCTGGAGGAACTGCCCGAACTCGATCTCACCATCGACGGCGCCGACGAGGTCGACGGCAGCCTGCGCCTGATCAAGGGCGGGGGCGCCGCCCTGCTGCGCGAAAAGATCGTCGCGGTGGCGAGCCGCCGCATGGTGGTGATCGCCGACGCGTGCAAGCGGGTCGAGACGCTGGGCGCCTTCCCGCTGCCGGTCGAGGTCAACCTGTTCGGCCTCGGCGCGACGACCCGCGCCGTCGAGGCGGCGGTGGCGCGGGCTGCTTGCGCGGGCGAGGTCGTGCGCCGGGTCGACGGCGCCGGCCGGCCCGTCCTCACCGATGGCGGCCACGCCCTCCTCGACCTGCGCCTCGGCCGCATCCCCGATCCGGAGGAGCTGTCCGCCCGGCTCTGGGCGGTGCCCGGCGTGGTCGAGCACGGCCTGTTCCTCGGTATCGCCGACGCGGCCATCCTCGCCGAGGACGCGGGCGGCGCGGCCGTGGTCAGCGTCCTCGGAAACCTCTGATTTCCTCGTCCCGGTCTCCCATTCTTCCGGAGCTTCTCCCGCATGTTCCCCCGTCTCGCCGCCCTGGGCGGTCCCGTTCTCGCGGCCCTGCTGGCGCAGGCCGCCCTGGCCCCTGCGGCGCTGGCGCAGCAGCCGGGCGCCAAGCCTCCGGCCGCCTCCTCGAAGCCGACCGCGAAGCCCGGCTCGGCGCCGCCCCAGGCCCCGGCGCCCGAGCCCGAGCCGAGCCCGTCCCACCTCGCGCTGGCGCGCGAGGTGATGCTGAGTTCCGGCATCGCCCGCTCGTTCGACGCGATCATCCCGACCATGGCCGAGCAGATCCGCAAGAACGCGGTGACGCGACCCGATCTCGCCAAGGATCTCGACGAGGTGCTGAAGAGCCTCGCGCCCGAGATGGACATGCAGAAGCAGCGGCTGATCACCATCGCCGCGCGGATCTACGCCAAGCGCCTCAGCGAGGATGAGCTGAAGGACATCGTCGCCTTCTTCCGCTCGTCCGCGGGCAAGCGTTACGTCGAGACCCAGCCGCAGATCCTCGACGACATGGTCGGCGCCATGCAGGACTGGACCCAGGAGGTCTCGGAATACATCATGGTCCGCACCCGCGCCGAGATGGGCAAGCGCGGCCACCAGCTCCAGTGATCGCCGGCCCCGCCGCGGCGGCGCGTCTCCACGCCGCCGGCACGCTCGCGCTGGCGCTGGTCGCCCCGGCGATGGCGCTCGCCAACCGGTCGAGCCCGCTCGTCGTCGGCCTCGCCGCGCTGCTGTTCCTCGCCGGTGCCGTCGCCGAGCGCGGCGAGCGCACCGTCGACCTGCTCGCCCCCCTGCGCGGCCCGCTCGGCCTCGCCGCGCTGGCCTTCCTCGGCTGGTGCGCCGTCTCGCTGGCCTGGAGCCCGTTTCCCGGCCTGTGGGCCCGGGTGCTGACGGAGTTCCTGCCGACGCTGACCGCCGCCGCGATCCTCGCCCGGCTCGGCCCCTCCCGGCTGCCGCCGTGGGGTTTGCCGCTCGCCGCCTGTCTGCTCGCGCTCGCCTGCCTCTCCATCGCGGGGAGCCTCGCCCTCGGCCTCGCGCCGCAGGTCTGGCTCGGGCAGCGCGCGGCCCTGTTCATGTTCAACCGGCCGCTGCTGACGGTGCTGCTGCTGGCCGGGCCGCTCGCCGCCTTCCTCGCCCTGCGCGGGCAGGGAATCGCCGCCCTGGCCCTGCTGGCGGTCGCCGCCCTCGCGATCCTGCGCTCGATCAGCGGCGCGGCGGCGCTCGGGCTTCTCGCCGGTGGGCTGATGTTCGGTGTGGGGCGGTTCGCGCCGAAACCCGTCGCGCTCGGCCTCGCCGCATCCACCGTCGCGCTCGCCTTCGCCCTGGCGCCGGTCGAGGGCGATGTCCTCCACCGCTTCATGCCGGAGGCGGCGCACGAGCGGCTGGTCCAGAGCTCGTCGCGGGCGCGGGTCGTCATCGCCCGGAGTTTTGGCGCGGCGGTACGCCAAGCGCCCTGGATCGGCTCGGGCTTCGGCATGGCGGCGCGCTTCCCCGAAGTGCCGGCGGCGGCCGCGCTGGAGCCGGAGAGGCGGGCGATGCTGGCCGTCGGCCACCCGCACAACAGCTTCCTCCAGATCTGGGCCGAACTCGGCCTCGTCGGCGCCGTCCTGGCGGCCCTCGTCGCGTTCCTGGCCCTGAGAGCGGCGGCAGCCCTGCCGCGGCTCCTGTTCGCCACCGCCCTCGGCCTCCTCGGGGCGGCGGTGGCGGTGATGTTCGTCGAGCACGGCGCGTGGCAGGGGTGGTGGACGGCGGGCTGCGGGGCCGCCATCACATGGCTGCGGGCGGCGGCCTACGCCCGGCCCGCGCACGAGAGTGCATGAACGAGGGCGCATGAGCGAGACCGAGATGAGCCAGTCCTTCGACGTCGACCTGTTCGTGATCGGCGGCGGTTCGGGCGGGGTGCGGGCGGCCCGCATCGCCGCCGGCCACGGCGCGCGGGTGATGCTGGCGGAAGAAGACCGCGTCGGCGGCACCTGCGTGATCCGCGGCTGCGTGCCGAAGAAGCTGATGGTCTATGCCGGCCGCTTCACCGACGCGTTCGAGGACGCCGCCGGCTTCGGCTGGCGCCTGGAGCCGCCCTCCTTCGACTGGACCGCCCTGAAGCGCGCCCGCGACGCCGAGGTGGCGCGGCTGGAGGGCATCTACGGGCGCAACCTCGCGAGCGCCGGCGTCGCGGTGGTGGCCGACCGAGCGGTGATCGAGGATGCGCACACGGTGCGCCTCGTCGACGCCGACCGGCGCGTGAGCGCGCGGGTCATCCTGATCGCGACCGGCGCGACGCCGGTGCGCGAGCCGGTCATCCCCGGCGCGGAACTCGCCATCGACTCGAACGGCGTGTTCGAACTGGAGCGCCGGCCCGAGCGCATCCTCGTCGTCGGCGGCGGCTACATCGCCGTCGAGTTCGCCGGCGTCTTCGCCGGCCTCGGCTCGAAGACGACGCTGCTGCACCGGGGCAAGAGCCTGCTGCGCGGCTTCGACCCGGAGATCGCGACCGCGCTCGGCGAGGCTTACGCCCAGCGGATGGACCTGCGCCTGGAGCGTACCGTCGAGCGCCTGGAGCGCGACGGCGATGCGATCCGCGCGACCTTGGGCGACGGCCAAGACCTCACCGTCGACTGCGTGCTGATGGCCACCGGCCGGCGCCCGAACGTCGCGGGTCTCGGCCTGGAAAAGGTCGGCATCGGGCTCGACGTGCGCGGCGCGATCCCCGTCGAGGCGGATTCGCGCACCCGCGTGCCCTCGATCTACGCGATCGGCGACGTGAACGGCCGCGCGGCGCTGACCCCCGTCGCGATCCGCGAGGGCCACGCCTTCGCCGACACGGTGTTCGGCGGCAAACCCTGGTGCGTCGATCACCGCCTGATCGCCACCGCCGTGTTCTCGACGCCGGAGATCGGCGTGATCGGCCACAACGAGGACGTGGCGCGGCGCTGCTACGAGGCGATCGACGTCTACAAGGCGAGCTTCCGCCCGATGAAGGCGACGCTCTCGGGCCGCGACGAGCGGGTGCTGATGAAGCTCTTGGTCGACCGCGCCAGCGACCGGGTGGTCGGCGTCCACGTGATGGGGCCGGATGCCGGCGAGATCATCCAGGCGGTCGGCATCGCCGTCACCATGGGTGCGACCAAGGCCGATTTCGACCGCACCATCGCCGTGCATCCGACGCTCGGCGAGGAACTGGTGACGATGCGCACGCCGTTCGTGGTCAAGCATCCGGTCGGGGTGGGGTAGGACAACCGGCCCGAGGGCGCCTCTCTCGAGACGCCCCCTCGAACGCAGCAGCGCCGCATCGCTCGGCGGGTTTCGATCGGTCGCTTACTTCGCGGGTCGCTTACTTCGCAGTCTTGGCCTCGTGCGACGAGCCTGCATTTTGTGCGTTCGTCTTCGCATCCGTCGCGTGAGCCGCCTTTTGCGGGAGACCGACCGCGTCGATCACGTCGAAGCGCATCCGATCCTCCGCGGTTTTCAGCAGCGCGTTCGCCTCGTAGTACTTGCCCTGCTCGATCAGCGCTGCGGCCTGATCGATATCCGTCGCGGTCTTGTCGAGCGGCAAGACCGCCATGATGAAGTTGACATCGACGTCGGCAAGCTTGAGTTTTTCCAGCGCGGCCTTCTTGTCTCCCTTCATGAGGCTCTTGTTCGCGTCCGTCACCGCGGAGGCCTTGGCTGGCGTCGCCTGGAAATCCTCGCCGAGCGTCAGTTGCGCATCGACCGGGAGCCAGGCGATCTGCTCCGATGAGGGAATCTTCTTGTCGGGCGTTTTGTCCGTCGCTTTGGCCGAAGCCGACAGGTCGGCCGGTGTCTTGAGGTCGGCCTCCGCCTTGTTGAACACGGCGTCGTCCGTCTTCGCCTTCGCCAGCGCCGCCTTGGCTTTGCCGATGAAGTCCTTCGCCTGGGCGGGGGCGGCATCGAAGATGGCGACGCGGGCGAGGTGCATGTCGCGGAACGCCTGAGCGCCGTCCTTCGAGAGCTTGCCGACATCCTTGTCGACGGCCTTCTGGGCCGGTGTCTCCTTCGTGACCGCCGGCGGCGTTGCCTGCTCGGCAGCGAGGGCCGCACCACCCAGAACAGTCGTCGCCAAGAGGGCGACAGCAAGGGATCTCCGGTAGGACATGGCAAGTCCAATCTTGGTTTGGTTGCTTTCATTTGTTTGTGTCGAGTGTCGTCGCTCGACTTATATTAAAGTCCTGCCGGAAAACCCCGTTGCCGAAGTAAAGGATTAAAATATGTTAATGTTCTCTCCGCCTGAGGGATCGGTTGAAGGCGCCCGTCGTCATCGAATCCGACCGAGGCCACGGAGAGTGCCGGTCGGCTCCGTGCCTTCACGAGGCATCGGTGACGGATCCGAAATCGTCGCCGAACGGAGCTTCGAAGTCGCCGTCGCAACCCTTCTGCCGCACCGTCTCGTCTGCCGGATGAGGCCGCTACTCCGCCGCCGGCAGGCTCAGCGACAGCAGCCGCGCGGTGCGCGTCCGCCCGCCGTTTCCCGGCTCACCCCCCGGCTCGAAGGCCCGGCGGCCGTCGTCCAGGGCGCCGTTGACCGCGTCGATGGCGAGGATCAGGGCGCTGATCATCCGCGAGTCGATGCTGCGCTCGCGGGCCTGCCTCACCACGTCGGCGATGAGCGCGTCGGTCTCGTGGGTCAGCGTTTCGAGGGCGGCGGCCGACTGTGCCGTGCGGGCCTCCGCCAGGATGTCGAGCAGCCGGTCGAGGATCACGTCGATGCGCTCGCGCCGCTTGCGGGCGAGCCGCTGGCCGAGCCACGCCACGCCCGAGCCCAGCGTGCCGCCGAAGAAGGCGAACAGGTAGATCCAGTCCTCGTAGCGGTCGAGGAAGGTCTGCTGCTCGCGCTCGAAGTAGTCGACCGCGCCGGGGTGGTTGGGGAGCTGGGCGCTCGTGGCGGTGACGGTGGTGTCGTAGTCCGGCGGCTTCATCTGGTGGGCGATCGGCGCGGCGGCGGCGAGCCGCGAGCGCCATTCGAACAGGTGCTGCACGACCGAAGCGACGGCCACGCGGCTCACCGCGCCGCGGGCCATCAGGCGATAGGAGACGCCCACGGTCTCGACATCCTCCTCCGGCCGCTTCGGCCGCCCGCCGAAGGTGCCCGCGGACAGGGTGACCGCCTGGAGCGCCGGCATGCGCTGCACGATCGCCTTGCCGTCCGGCACGCTGACGAGGGTGACCTTGCGTTCCGGCGAGGCCGCCTCGACCGCGCGCAGCATGCCCTGCGCCGGCTTGGCGGTGGGGGAGGCGATGATCGCCACCGCGTCGACCCGCTTCGCCTCCAGGGCCTGGGCGACTTCGGTGGCCTTCAGCGGCACGAGGCCGACATGCCCCGCCGCGAGCGGCTGGGTGCCCAGGGCGTCGTCCTCGGAGGCCGCCTTGAAGTCGTAGAAGTCGAGCAGGCTCGTCAGCACCGGCAGGTCGGCGACGTGGCGCGTCACCACGCCGAGGCGCCGGGTCGAGAGATCGGAGAAGCTCTCGATCTCGGCGGCCTCGGGCGCGGCGACGATCAGCGCCTCGTCGTGGAGGATCGCCAGCGTCAGGCCGTTGTCCGGCAGCTTCACGTCGGGCCGCACCACGGCGAGATCCGCCTTGCCCTGCTCCAGCGCGGCGGCGCTGTCGCGCACGTCGTCGAACGGCACGACCCGCAGGCGCACGTCTTCGCGGTTGCGGCTCAGCGCCCGGGCGTAGGTCTCGATCAGGGCGGCCTCCGCGCCGTCGCGGGGGCCCACCGCCACGGTCAGCAGGGCGGGGCGGGAGAAATAGACGACGAGGCCGGCGACGGCCGCGAACCCGAGGGCCAGCAGCACGAACAGCCATTCGCGTCTCATGAGGATGGCCGCCATGCGGCGGCGGAGCCCTCGAAATCGCGTGCGATCCATCCAAGATTCATGAATCGAAAACCTGTCCGGATCGTGAAGAACGGATGATGGCCCGCACCGGTTCACCCGAACGCCAAGCAAGGCCCGAGCCGCCGGTCACCGCGGCGTGGCTCGAACGCGTGGCCCTGCACTACCTCGATCGCTACGGCGCCTCGACCGAGATGCTGCGCCGGGTGCTGGCGCGCCGGGTCGAGCGCCGCTGCCGCGCCCGCGAGGAGGACCCGGCGACGCACGCGAACGTGATCGACGAGGTCGTCGCCCGCTCGCGGCGCGCCGGTCTGGTGGACGATGCGCGCTTCGCCGCCGCCCGCCTGCGGGGCCTGAGGAGGCGCGGAACCTCGACCCGGCAGGCGCAGGTGCGGCTCGCCGCCAAGGGGATCGACGCCGGCACGATCGCCGAGGCGCTTGCCGAGGAGCGCGACGCGTCCGCCGTCCCCGGGGAGGGCGGGGCCGATACCGAGGAGCGGGCGGCCCAGGCCTATGCCCGCCGCCGCCGCCTCGGCCCCTACCGCCGCCCCGGGACCCGCGAGGCCCACCGCGACCGGGATCTCGCCGCCATGGCACGGGCCGGCTTCTCCTACGGGCTCGCCAGGGCCGTGATCGGCGGCGAGGGCGACGCGGAGGCGCTGACGGCCGACGAAGATTGAGGGTTCGAGCCCCTCGACTTGCGCGGTCCTCGCTCCACCTCGCCTGCGACGCGGAGCGGCATCCGCTCCGGATCCTTCGGCGATCGCCGGCGGATCCGAATTTCTGTTGTGACGCGCTCTGTTCGCGCCGAACCGGTGATCACTCCCGGTGACCACTTCGGCG from Methylorubrum populi includes these protein-coding regions:
- a CDS encoding argininosuccinate synthase, with product MSDASPNKSVKKVVLAYSGGLDTSIILKWLQTTYGCEVVTFTADLGQGEELEPARRKAELLGIKPENIFIEDLREEFVRDYVFPMFRANAVYEGVYLLGTSIARPLIARKQIEIAEAVGADAVCHGATGKGNDQVRFELGYYALKPDVTVIAPWREWDLRSREQLIAFAERNQIPIAKDKRGESPFSVDANLLHASSEGKVLEDPATEVPDYVYSRTLSPEEAPDRPTVIAIGFERGDAVSIDGERLSPATLLAKLNELGRANGIGRLDLVENRFVGMKSRGMYETPGGTILLPAHRAIESITLDRGAAHLKDQLMPQYAELIYNGFWFSPEREMLQALIDRSQEKVTGTVRLKLYKGGVHVIGRESPHSLYDQDLVTFEEGAVAYDHRDAAGFIKLNALRLRTLAQRKKREG
- the gph gene encoding phosphoglycolate phosphatase (PGP is an essential enzyme in the glycolate salvage pathway in higher organisms (photorespiration in plants). Phosphoglycolate results from the oxidase activity of RubisCO in the Calvin cycle when concentrations of carbon dioxide are low relative to oxygen. This enzyme is a member of the Haloacid Dehalogenase (HAD) superfamily of aspartate-nucleophile hydrolase enzymes (PF00702).) produces the protein MTAHSPPLVVFDLDGTLAETAGDLIGTLNVILAREGHAPLPPEQARDLLGAGARALIQRGFAVAGAPLTPERLETLFQDFLAHYGAHLTDNSHLFPGVVGALDRLEAEGFRLAVCTNKVESHAVALLEALGIAGRFATIVGKETFAFSKPDPRHITATVERAGGDPARAVMVGDSKADVAAARAAGIPVVGVTFGYTPVPMRDLGPDWVIDHFDALPEAVAALVAREAVKPAA
- the rpiA gene encoding ribose-5-phosphate isomerase RpiA — encoded protein: MSAPDLKRAAAARAVTLVEDGMRLGIGTGSTAAALIVLLGERVRAGLDVVGVPTSEATRIACEREGIRLATLEELPELDLTIDGADEVDGSLRLIKGGGAALLREKIVAVASRRMVVIADACKRVETLGAFPLPVEVNLFGLGATTRAVEAAVARAACAGEVVRRVDGAGRPVLTDGGHALLDLRLGRIPDPEELSARLWAVPGVVEHGLFLGIADAAILAEDAGGAAVVSVLGNL
- a CDS encoding DUF2059 domain-containing protein, giving the protein MFPRLAALGGPVLAALLAQAALAPAALAQQPGAKPPAASSKPTAKPGSAPPQAPAPEPEPSPSHLALAREVMLSSGIARSFDAIIPTMAEQIRKNAVTRPDLAKDLDEVLKSLAPEMDMQKQRLITIAARIYAKRLSEDELKDIVAFFRSSAGKRYVETQPQILDDMVGAMQDWTQEVSEYIMVRTRAEMGKRGHQLQ
- a CDS encoding O-antigen ligase family protein, coding for MALANRSSPLVVGLAALLFLAGAVAERGERTVDLLAPLRGPLGLAALAFLGWCAVSLAWSPFPGLWARVLTEFLPTLTAAAILARLGPSRLPPWGLPLAACLLALACLSIAGSLALGLAPQVWLGQRAALFMFNRPLLTVLLLAGPLAAFLALRGQGIAALALLAVAALAILRSISGAAALGLLAGGLMFGVGRFAPKPVALGLAASTVALAFALAPVEGDVLHRFMPEAAHERLVQSSSRARVVIARSFGAAVRQAPWIGSGFGMAARFPEVPAAAALEPERRAMLAVGHPHNSFLQIWAELGLVGAVLAALVAFLALRAAAALPRLLFATALGLLGAAVAVMFVEHGAWQGWWTAGCGAAITWLRAAAYARPAHESA
- the gorA gene encoding glutathione-disulfide reductase, which gives rise to MSETEMSQSFDVDLFVIGGGSGGVRAARIAAGHGARVMLAEEDRVGGTCVIRGCVPKKLMVYAGRFTDAFEDAAGFGWRLEPPSFDWTALKRARDAEVARLEGIYGRNLASAGVAVVADRAVIEDAHTVRLVDADRRVSARVILIATGATPVREPVIPGAELAIDSNGVFELERRPERILVVGGGYIAVEFAGVFAGLGSKTTLLHRGKSLLRGFDPEIATALGEAYAQRMDLRLERTVERLERDGDAIRATLGDGQDLTVDCVLMATGRRPNVAGLGLEKVGIGLDVRGAIPVEADSRTRVPSIYAIGDVNGRAALTPVAIREGHAFADTVFGGKPWCVDHRLIATAVFSTPEIGVIGHNEDVARRCYEAIDVYKASFRPMKATLSGRDERVLMKLLVDRASDRVVGVHVMGPDAGEIIQAVGIAVTMGATKADFDRTIAVHPTLGEELVTMRTPFVVKHPVGVG
- a CDS encoding YfdX family protein, with the translated sequence MSYRRSLAVALLATTVLGGAALAAEQATPPAVTKETPAQKAVDKDVGKLSKDGAQAFRDMHLARVAIFDAAPAQAKDFIGKAKAALAKAKTDDAVFNKAEADLKTPADLSASAKATDKTPDKKIPSSEQIAWLPVDAQLTLGEDFQATPAKASAVTDANKSLMKGDKKAALEKLKLADVDVNFIMAVLPLDKTATDIDQAAALIEQGKYYEANALLKTAEDRMRFDVIDAVGLPQKAAHATDAKTNAQNAGSSHEAKTAK
- a CDS encoding C4-dicarboxylate ABC transporter substrate-binding protein, whose translation is MRREWLFVLLALGFAAVAGLVVYFSRPALLTVAVGPRDGAEAALIETYARALSRNREDVRLRVVPFDDVRDSAAALEQGKADLAVVRPDVKLPDNGLTLAILHDEALIVAAPEAAEIESFSDLSTRRLGVVTRHVADLPVLTSLLDFYDFKAASEDDALGTQPLAAGHVGLVPLKATEVAQALEAKRVDAVAIIASPTAKPAQGMLRAVEAASPERKVTLVSVPDGKAIVQRMPALQAVTLSAGTFGGRPKRPEEDVETVGVSYRLMARGAVSRVAVASVVQHLFEWRSRLAAAAPIAHQMKPPDYDTTVTATSAQLPNHPGAVDYFEREQQTFLDRYEDWIYLFAFFGGTLGSGVAWLGQRLARKRRERIDVILDRLLDILAEARTAQSAAALETLTHETDALIADVVRQARERSIDSRMISALILAIDAVNGALDDGRRAFEPGGEPGNGGRTRTARLLSLSLPAAE